The Vespula pensylvanica isolate Volc-1 chromosome 24, ASM1446617v1, whole genome shotgun sequence genome includes the window taatttattaaaaaagaaaataataattttaatgaaaccaatcattattaatttcgatgacaagaaataacgaataattttgattaaaattaaaattaaattaagggaaaagagaaagagatagagaatgaaaaacagagagagagagagagagagagagagagaaatagaaagagataaagataaatgtCGATTCATCGATTAAACACGTCGATcaatctttttcaaagaagatACATCGAACTCATTGTAAATACTTTATCTCGCCGATACATTTGAATAAATACAGTTTTATTTACAAGAttatgatgacgatgataatgatgaataATATGTGagtgtacgtgtgtacatgtatatatatatatttatttatttatttatttatttatttatttgtgtaaCAGATAAGTCAATtggaaacataaaaaattttgtgcaagttgaaaaagattttttgtttattttttcagtGACACTTTCTCTTGAGCGAGAGAATCATcgatttgaatgaaataaattgaataaaaaaataaagatagagatagagacaaaaaagaaatagaagaagaagaagaagaagaaaaaagaaagaaaacaaaataatatataaaagaatgcaaaaattttatttacttcttgtACAAACTTAATCACATATTTTGTTCCTTGTTACAGATCGATACAATGAAACaatgagagagatatatatatatatataatatgatagaaATTTCCGtcgttgaaatatatttacataatttgtgttctctttctattcgttttcattttgatcttattattatatatcatataataaatgCAATTATGATAAATCAATTCAATTgcgatttaatttcttctctcgacTTTACATTTCATTCAATGAATatggtattttctttttttgttaaggAATATATTcctttcatatgtatatatatttaaaaaaaaaaaaaaaaaaaaaaaaataataataataatagaagaaaaaaagagaatacaaGAACACAGATCGTTCGAACACTTATTCGAAGTTCGAATTCGCATAATTTTTTGacggaaatgataaaaagaaaaggaaaaaaaaaaaaacgcacgATGACTTCCGTCGCTGTGGAAGTCCGCAAATGTAATCCTAAGTATAGTTATCTGTACAATATAGTTATCTGTGCGAtcttatcttattaattaattcttagccagtcaatatttctatataaaaaaaaagagaagtaaagaagaagaagaagtagaagaagaagaagaagaagaagaagaaagaaagaaagaaaacaaacaacaaacaaacaaacaaacaaacaaaaagggaAATATATAGACATAATAATCAATCAACGTCGCTATATACTCATCcctatatttttaaatgtgtatgtgtcgttgaagtaaataaatttatatgtacaaaatgatatatattgatGAAATTTGATGAGCATGCGAACGTAGGTacttatattctatattacatagatatgtatatgcatatatacagggtgtctaaaacataataataataataataataataataataataataataataataataataataataatagtagtagtagtagtaataataataatagtaataataataataataataacattaatgagttttatacatatatatcactaaaataatttactataaatcgtcaacaagaaaaaacaattattagttagttttaaagttttaatacttttattaaaacgaattgataacaccctgtatataataaataggcGCAGTTATGGTGGCGCATCATCGATGAtaaatgatctctctctctctctctctctctctctctcactctcactctctctcactctctctttctcactctctctttcttcttaatccaataattatttcgaataattttttcgaacAAGAGTGTAAATAAcgtatcgatttaatttcgaGACTCTTACGATATGATATGGATATGGGGATATAAtccccccccttttttttttttaatatttttttattattgcttcttttttttttcttttacttaaaaaaaaaaaagaaaaaaaagaaaagtaattaagAAAGCGAATTCGCGTTGAAattcttgttaaaaaattCTCGTTAATGACAATTATTATCTtaactaaaattaaaaaaggaaaaataataagagtaatagtaataataataataataatagtaataaaagaaagaaaaagttaattgaataaaatccTTCGATACGTTATTACATATACGTGCATTAACGTTAACtcataatacataaaaataaaaacgagaaagtaCGAGAagtaatctttctctttatcaaagttaacgaagaattttcattattaaaaaatcgtcagattcttaataataatattcgcgCCACCATAACACggtataaaattatgtatgtaCTCAACACGTGCACCTTATAATATCTATGTTAAAGATTAAAAGTATCACAGATTTCTCTTATGGAAGTTAACAGACTCGGATAAAATATGTGACGACGTGtttgatattaaaacgaagcaatattattatatatatatataaaaacaaaaaaaaaacaaaacaaaaagaagaaaagaagagagaaagaaaaaagaaaagaaaagaaaaaaagaagaagaagaaaaagaagaagaagaagaagaaggagaggaagaaaaaaaaagggggggagAGATCCATTAAATAAGATACGTTtgttcgaaaaagagaaacagagaccaAAAAATGAGGTAGAGACCGCGAATCGACCTGGAGAATgttcttattaatatatctatatatacgttcgtgtgtttgtatatgtatatgtgtaaaaaatatatatacgtatatacatatatatatatatgtgtgtgcgtgtatgtgtgttcgtgtaatgtatataaaaaagaggatagaaagttgcaaaaataaaaagaaaaaaaaaaaagaagaagaagaagaagggtagtaaggaatttaaataaaataaaaatatatctattatcaaagaattaaaaaataatctttgtcTCTGGTCTCGCGTTTAAGGTAATGTCTCTTACTTCCTTTTCGACACAACGTTGagatcctcctcctcctcctcctcctgctcctcctcttcctatttttttttctttttttctttcttattactttttctttcccccttaAAAACCTGCCCTTTTAGAAACCGTCACTCTTTAGTTTCCACAGTACGAGATCAATGGCGGCTCTAGCATCCTCGATGGAATCGTGGCTCGACTCTTGTATATCCTTTTGTAATAAAGATTTTGTAAGTTTTTTCAGACTGTGCCTGAACGGCAAGTCACGGGAGTGTTTCATCAATAAAGCGGTATCGATCACGGTAAAATGTATCATATGGAGTGCACGCAAATCATTTTCAAGACCATGCCCAATAAGTATAGTCTCGGCTGTGATAAAGTTCATCAAATCTTGTTGAACATCTTTAAGAGTTTTCGTAGCGGCATTCAAATCGTTCGCGGTAATACCGCTGTATTTGGTATTGTAATCTACAACTTCAGTCATTGGTTTAACGAAATGATCGTATACGACGAGaccgtatatatttatcatactGATTTTAGCAAGTTCAAAACCATTCCTGGTAATAACCATCTCACAATCCATACCATAGATGCCGTAGATACCATTTATCGGAAATTTCTTTGTTGGTTTAGTACGAACGAAATTGACGAACGGACCATTCAAATGTTTCTTCAATCCAATCCAGTCGTGCATATCATTGGTGGCACACCCAAGGGAACTTGTTCTTTGTTTGCAACAGGTCCACGttttaaattttgaatatttgtgAAAACTAAGTTCACCGGTATGATGAACGCAATTTTCCTGTACGGTGTTCTCTCCGTTCGTTTGATACATGTAGAAGCTTCTTAAACATCTGGAACATCTAGTCTCAACCGAGCTACATTCTTCTAAACCCGATATGGAATTTCTACGTTGACGTCTTATGTCCTCCATATTAATCGGCAACGATTTGCGATTTGTAGAAAACGAGGCAGATCTTATGTAATTACGTGGTTGTTGTTCATCATCGATTAAATTGTCCGGCTCCATGTCTGAATTGCTACTGCTATTACCGCTATCGcaattttcgaatttcttaTCATTACTGTTACTGCTGCTGGGACCAGGTATAAATTCTTTAGCATTAACGTCCAATGGTCGATTATTGTTTTTTGATTGATGTAAATTGTGAATGTATCTTTTGATTCTAACATCGAAATTCCAACAGAACGGATAACCTGCTTCTATCAAGTAGTATGTGTGATGTGTGTAACATCTTAAGACGTATTCAAGGGTGGCGTCATTTATGTTAAATGCGTGTCTCATCGTAAACGATAAAGTCGGTAATTtatcaatagaaaaattttcgttGTAATAAGGAGAAGATGGGATTGCGTTTTTGATAGCAGAAACGTTCGGGGAGTTCAACGATGGATTAGTATTGTTGAACGATATATTAGAATTGTTAAACGATGCACTCGAATTGTTAAACGATGCACTCGAATTGTCGAACGATGCATTAGTATTATTCAACAATCCATTAGCGGTTTTTGCCTTTTCCATATTCTCCTCTATTATCCTTCCTTGTTGCATTTGCAATTGTTCTTGCATTTGGTGCAGCATTTGTAGCTGGTggtgtcgttgttgttgtaaGTGTTGTTGATGTATTTGAGCTTGCaattgttgctgttgttggtgttgctgttgttgctgagCAAGAACTTGAAGTTGGTATCTGTGTAATTGCCAATAATGATTAACTTCAGTATTGCTACGTAAGGCTTCTAATCTTCTATGTCGCAGCATGTTGGAATTGTAATACATTTGGGCTTGTATTTGCATTTGCCGCATGTAATACATTTGTTCTTGcgaatttaatttacaatcGTGATAATGTATAATGGCTGCAGGATGGTTTTCAACTGTGTGTATCATCGGTGGTTGTGGTTGCATATTTTGTTCGTTGGGTTTATTCAATGGTTGTTGAATTCCTTCTGCCTGATGAAcgtgatgatggtgatgatgatgatgattttcCAGTATAACAGACGAATTTGCTGAATGATGGCCAGGATTCATATTTGGCCAGTCATCTTTTATTGTAACAGGGGGAGGAGCACATCCAACCATTGTTGTGTTTGGTTGATAGAATGATTTCGTTGATGGCTCTCCAGTTCCTTCCGGGACCACCTCCTTCGGCTGCTTTCCATCTTTATATcacagataaaaagaaattttttacatcAGCTCAATATTGTCTCTTCGAATTTTATCACACGCGCATGCACCGTTATCATGATCCTCGTCCCtacgttttataataatttccgCGTTAAgtcgacgaaaaaaatttcttttcttttcttttctgccttttttattttttcttttcttttttttttttttttttatttctctagaGGTGACAATACAGATAATCCTTTTAGATGAGAGTTATCTAtcgttgataattaatttttcattccgtCTCTGTCACGAGATAATCCTCGTGATCCTACGAAACTACAcgaatcattatcattatgataataataacgattataataataatagtaatagtaatagtaatactaataataacaacaacaacaacaacgacaatacTAATAATGatggagaaaaaacaaaaaggaaaagaaaagaaaagagatattattaaattcaattaaaaataaaaaaaaaaaaggaaaagaatactAGATAATTCTggaaaataatcgatgatcAAGTAGAATATTcgtcaaaaatgaaaaacgtatgcgaaatcaaaaaaaaaaaaatatataattcctGTCACGTTGGTCCGTTCTTGACCCAAAGACGACgttgttccttttctcttgctttctttctttctttctttcttccttcttttctttctttctttctttctttctttctttctttctttctgttttctctttttattttatcttttattttttccttattttttttttttatatatattttttatctttctttctttctttctttcttttttttttttttccttgaacCATTGTCCTTACTGCGATGAAAACGTCGGAGAGGTCGACACGATTTCGACGATTGAGCATTGTTCTCTTAAGAGACATTCTCATCTCGCTTACACaagacatatgtataatatataatggtatataaaaggaagaagaagaagaagatgaagaagaaatatacgagtagagatttttttttctttttttttttttttgttttttttttaatcaaccCCCTAACCAttcttttatacgattaaaacgatccgtaagaaagaaatattctatcaCTGTTCCCTATATTTCTGATGCCATgtgatgaaaattaattaaacgagaatgaaaaaagaaaagaaaaaaaaagaaaggaaacgagaaaataagtATCGTCCATCGTTTGATAAActtctcgatttttatttttatactggtaacgtaaaaacttttatcgaagatctttaagaaaacaattattaagTAGATAgtcataatattattagtaataaatcGTTTATGTACTCTTGGTAAAATATTGTtgatgatctctctctctctctctctctctctctctctctctctctctatttttttgaattttgaatttatcttttttttcttgattttcttttattcctcaCCTGATGGGAAGATTTACTTACTAAGGATTCTAATCGAAAGctattaatttttagaaaGTAGGGTGAAACCAG containing:
- the LOC122636958 gene encoding uncharacterized protein LOC122636958 isoform X4, producing the protein MTIQLSPICNENGCHEHGTKKMGKKKMYRSMIIHVECGATTISEKGKRVDSRNSLAGSTTNSSITKRTKNKKRRETQQEFTHSWVVGTLKGHTGTIFNMSFSSNGKLLASCAEDGKQPKEVVPEGTGEPSTKSFYQPNTTMVGCAPPPVTIKDDWPNMNPGHHSANSSVILENHHHHHHHHVHQAEGIQQPLNKPNEQNMQPQPPMIHTVENHPAAIIHYHDCKLNSQEQMYYMRQMQIQAQMYYNSNMLRHRRLEALRSNTEVNHYWQLHRYQLQVLAQQQQQHQQQQQLQAQIHQQHLQQQRHHQLQMLHQMQEQLQMQQGRIIEENMEKAKTANGLLNNTNASFDNSSASFNNSSASFNNSNISFNNTNPSLNSPNVSAIKNAIPSSPYYNENFSIDKLPTLSFTMRHAFNINDATLEYVLRCYTHHTYYLIEAGYPFCWNFDVRIKRYIHNLHQSKNNNRPLDVNAKEFIPGPSSSNSNDKKFENCDSGNSSSNSDMEPDNLIDDEQQPRNYIRSASFSTNRKSLPINMEDIRRQRRNSISGLEECSSVETRCSRCLRSFYMYQTNGENTVQENCVHHTGELSFHKYSKFKTWTCCKQRTSSLGCATNDMHDWIGLKKHLNGPFVNFVRTKPTKKFPINGIYGIYGMDCEMVITRNGFELAKISMINIYGLVVYDHFVKPMTEVVDYNTKYSGITANDLNAATKTLKDVQQDLMNFITAETILIGHGLENDLRALHMIHFTVIDTALLMKHSRDLPFRHSLKKLTKSLLQKDIQESSHDSIEDARAAIDLVLWKLKSDGF
- the LOC122636958 gene encoding uncharacterized protein LOC122636958 isoform X5 — translated: MTIQLSPICNENGCHEHGATTISEKGKRVDSRNSLAGSTTNSSITKRTKNKKRRETQQEFTHSWVVGTLKGHTGTIFNMSFSSNGKLLASCAEDGKQPKEVVPEGTGEPSTKSFYQPNTTMVGCAPPPVTIKDDWPNMNPGHHSANSSVILENHHHHHHHHVHQAEGIQQPLNKPNEQNMQPQPPMIHTVENHPAAIIHYHDCKLNSQEQMYYMRQMQIQAQMYYNSNMLRHRRLEALRSNTEVNHYWQLHRYQLQVLAQQQQQHQQQQQLQAQIHQQHLQQQRHHQLQMLHQMQEQLQMQQGRIIEENMEKAKTANGLLNNTNASFDNSSASFNNSSASFNNSNISFNNTNPSLNSPNVSAIKNAIPSSPYYNENFSIDKLPTLSFTMRHAFNINDATLEYVLRCYTHHTYYLIEAGYPFCWNFDVRIKRYIHNLHQSKNNNRPLDVNAKEFIPGPSSSNSNDKKFENCDSGNSSSNSDMEPDNLIDDEQQPRNYIRSASFSTNRKSLPINMEDIRRQRRNSISGLEECSSVETRCSRCLRSFYMYQTNGENTVQENCVHHTGELSFHKYSKFKTWTCCKQRTSSLGCATNDMHDWIGLKKHLNGPFVNFVRTKPTKKFPINGIYGIYGMDCEMVITRNGFELAKISMINIYGLVVYDHFVKPMTEVVDYNTKYSGITANDLNAATKTLKDVQQDLMNFITAETILIGHGLENDLRALHMIHFTVIDTALLMKHSRDLPFRHSLKKLTKSLLQKDIQESSHDSIEDARAAIDLVLWKLKSDGF
- the LOC122636958 gene encoding uncharacterized protein LOC122636958 isoform X1, with product MESWIRRKINKEKKRENPIVLSFEYIYNFLGYFWKRSECLEQIMKNISILKMAVLKRKGTKKMGKKKMYRSMIIHVECGATTISEKGKRVDSRNSLAGSTTNSSITKRTKNKKRRETQQEFTHSWVVGTLKGHTGTIFNMSFSSNGKLLASCAEDGKQPKEVVPEGTGEPSTKSFYQPNTTMVGCAPPPVTIKDDWPNMNPGHHSANSSVILENHHHHHHHHVHQAEGIQQPLNKPNEQNMQPQPPMIHTVENHPAAIIHYHDCKLNSQEQMYYMRQMQIQAQMYYNSNMLRHRRLEALRSNTEVNHYWQLHRYQLQVLAQQQQQHQQQQQLQAQIHQQHLQQQRHHQLQMLHQMQEQLQMQQGRIIEENMEKAKTANGLLNNTNASFDNSSASFNNSSASFNNSNISFNNTNPSLNSPNVSAIKNAIPSSPYYNENFSIDKLPTLSFTMRHAFNINDATLEYVLRCYTHHTYYLIEAGYPFCWNFDVRIKRYIHNLHQSKNNNRPLDVNAKEFIPGPSSSNSNDKKFENCDSGNSSSNSDMEPDNLIDDEQQPRNYIRSASFSTNRKSLPINMEDIRRQRRNSISGLEECSSVETRCSRCLRSFYMYQTNGENTVQENCVHHTGELSFHKYSKFKTWTCCKQRTSSLGCATNDMHDWIGLKKHLNGPFVNFVRTKPTKKFPINGIYGIYGMDCEMVITRNGFELAKISMINIYGLVVYDHFVKPMTEVVDYNTKYSGITANDLNAATKTLKDVQQDLMNFITAETILIGHGLENDLRALHMIHFTVIDTALLMKHSRDLPFRHSLKKLTKSLLQKDIQESSHDSIEDARAAIDLVLWKLKSDGF
- the LOC122636958 gene encoding uncharacterized protein LOC122636958 isoform X3, with protein sequence MEDTQGKIFFNRTDSTVFVLLATMIFGGIIIIFGYIVSRYSRSHGVMDSTKGATTISEKGKRVDSRNSLAGSTTNSSITKRTKNKKRRETQQEFTHSWVVGTLKGHTGTIFNMSFSSNGKLLASCAEDGKQPKEVVPEGTGEPSTKSFYQPNTTMVGCAPPPVTIKDDWPNMNPGHHSANSSVILENHHHHHHHHVHQAEGIQQPLNKPNEQNMQPQPPMIHTVENHPAAIIHYHDCKLNSQEQMYYMRQMQIQAQMYYNSNMLRHRRLEALRSNTEVNHYWQLHRYQLQVLAQQQQQHQQQQQLQAQIHQQHLQQQRHHQLQMLHQMQEQLQMQQGRIIEENMEKAKTANGLLNNTNASFDNSSASFNNSSASFNNSNISFNNTNPSLNSPNVSAIKNAIPSSPYYNENFSIDKLPTLSFTMRHAFNINDATLEYVLRCYTHHTYYLIEAGYPFCWNFDVRIKRYIHNLHQSKNNNRPLDVNAKEFIPGPSSSNSNDKKFENCDSGNSSSNSDMEPDNLIDDEQQPRNYIRSASFSTNRKSLPINMEDIRRQRRNSISGLEECSSVETRCSRCLRSFYMYQTNGENTVQENCVHHTGELSFHKYSKFKTWTCCKQRTSSLGCATNDMHDWIGLKKHLNGPFVNFVRTKPTKKFPINGIYGIYGMDCEMVITRNGFELAKISMINIYGLVVYDHFVKPMTEVVDYNTKYSGITANDLNAATKTLKDVQQDLMNFITAETILIGHGLENDLRALHMIHFTVIDTALLMKHSRDLPFRHSLKKLTKSLLQKDIQESSHDSIEDARAAIDLVLWKLKSDGF
- the LOC122636958 gene encoding uncharacterized protein LOC122636958 isoform X2; translation: MEDTQGKIFFNRTDSTVFVLLATMIFGGIIIIFGYIVSRYSRSHGVMDSTKGTKKMGKKKMYRSMIIHVECGATTISEKGKRVDSRNSLAGSTTNSSITKRTKNKKRRETQQEFTHSWVVGTLKGHTGTIFNMSFSSNGKLLASCAEDGKQPKEVVPEGTGEPSTKSFYQPNTTMVGCAPPPVTIKDDWPNMNPGHHSANSSVILENHHHHHHHHVHQAEGIQQPLNKPNEQNMQPQPPMIHTVENHPAAIIHYHDCKLNSQEQMYYMRQMQIQAQMYYNSNMLRHRRLEALRSNTEVNHYWQLHRYQLQVLAQQQQQHQQQQQLQAQIHQQHLQQQRHHQLQMLHQMQEQLQMQQGRIIEENMEKAKTANGLLNNTNASFDNSSASFNNSSASFNNSNISFNNTNPSLNSPNVSAIKNAIPSSPYYNENFSIDKLPTLSFTMRHAFNINDATLEYVLRCYTHHTYYLIEAGYPFCWNFDVRIKRYIHNLHQSKNNNRPLDVNAKEFIPGPSSSNSNDKKFENCDSGNSSSNSDMEPDNLIDDEQQPRNYIRSASFSTNRKSLPINMEDIRRQRRNSISGLEECSSVETRCSRCLRSFYMYQTNGENTVQENCVHHTGELSFHKYSKFKTWTCCKQRTSSLGCATNDMHDWIGLKKHLNGPFVNFVRTKPTKKFPINGIYGIYGMDCEMVITRNGFELAKISMINIYGLVVYDHFVKPMTEVVDYNTKYSGITANDLNAATKTLKDVQQDLMNFITAETILIGHGLENDLRALHMIHFTVIDTALLMKHSRDLPFRHSLKKLTKSLLQKDIQESSHDSIEDARAAIDLVLWKLKSDGF